In Actinomyces radicidentis, one genomic interval encodes:
- a CDS encoding MFS transporter produces the protein MRLTDDLRDLATVRAFRTLLGVRLVSQTGDGMVQAGLATLFFFQPQNMTSASGVAAALVVMLLPFSVVGPFTGPFIDRWRRRQTLWWGNLLRAGLIALTALVLSVAGIGLPVYVLVLVALGVNRFLLSVLSAGLPQVIDHERLLVANSIVPTLGGAATAVGAVIGFVLRLVLPAGHAQDVASLLAAAVLYALAALVVTRLRPDELGPEHPDLSTGLGAALARTAGDLIDAVRYLRRRGTPGLALSTMALHRFVYGMELITMILTARNLLTSPENATTGLAIFGSLMGAMVVGHGVAVVLTPLAHERVAPSTWVVMCLLGGTLGQLVVVATHAQAAMTAGFLVFGIGVQGAKIAVDTIVQSDTADAYRGRAFSIYDVLFNTAECVAAGVAVLVLPDVGWSRPVQACLVLFVWCVAGWYATGVRRLGDRPREVEAVPGGGTTAP, from the coding sequence ATGCGCCTGACCGACGACCTCCGCGACCTCGCGACCGTGCGGGCCTTCCGCACCCTCCTCGGCGTCCGGCTCGTCTCCCAGACCGGCGACGGCATGGTCCAGGCCGGCCTCGCCACCCTCTTCTTCTTCCAGCCGCAGAACATGACGAGCGCCTCCGGCGTCGCCGCCGCCCTCGTCGTCATGCTCCTGCCCTTCAGCGTCGTCGGCCCCTTCACCGGGCCCTTCATCGACCGGTGGCGACGGCGCCAGACCCTGTGGTGGGGCAACCTCCTGCGCGCCGGGCTCATCGCGCTCACCGCGCTCGTCCTCTCCGTCGCGGGCATCGGGCTGCCGGTCTACGTCCTCGTCCTGGTCGCGCTCGGCGTCAACCGCTTCCTCCTGTCGGTCCTCTCCGCCGGGCTCCCGCAGGTCATCGACCACGAGCGCCTCCTCGTCGCCAACTCCATCGTCCCCACCCTCGGCGGGGCGGCGACGGCGGTGGGCGCGGTCATCGGCTTCGTCCTGCGGCTCGTCCTCCCCGCCGGTCACGCCCAGGACGTCGCGAGCCTCCTCGCGGCCGCCGTCCTCTACGCGCTCGCGGCCCTCGTCGTCACGCGCCTGCGCCCGGACGAGCTCGGCCCCGAGCACCCCGACCTCTCCACCGGCCTCGGCGCCGCACTCGCTCGCACCGCCGGGGACCTGATCGACGCCGTCCGCTACCTGCGCCGCCGCGGCACCCCGGGGCTCGCTCTGTCGACCATGGCGCTGCACCGCTTCGTGTACGGCATGGAGCTCATCACCATGATCCTCACCGCGAGGAACCTCCTTACCTCCCCGGAGAACGCGACGACGGGGCTGGCGATCTTCGGCAGCCTCATGGGCGCCATGGTCGTGGGCCACGGCGTCGCCGTCGTCCTCACCCCCTTGGCCCACGAGCGGGTCGCGCCCTCGACCTGGGTCGTCATGTGCCTGCTCGGCGGAACCCTCGGGCAGCTCGTCGTCGTGGCCACGCACGCCCAGGCGGCGATGACGGCCGGCTTCCTCGTCTTCGGCATCGGGGTGCAGGGGGCGAAGATCGCCGTCGACACGATCGTCCAGTCGGACACCGCCGACGCCTACCGGGGTCGCGCCTTCTCCATCTACGACGTCCTGTTCAACACGGCCGAGTGCGTGGCCGCCGGCGTGGCGGTCCTGGTCCTGCCCGACGTCGGGTGGTCGCGGCCCGTCCAGGCCTGCCTCGTCCTCTTCGTCTGGTGCGTGGCCGGGTGGTACGCGACCGGGGTGCGTCGCCTCGGCGACCGACCCCGGGAGGTCGAGGCCGTGCCCGGCGGCGGGACGACCGCCCCCTGA
- a CDS encoding MerR family transcriptional regulator — translation MRPGVATTTPEDGELTVGATARLVGVSVRTLHHWDEIGLVTPSARSWAGYRLYDADDVARIHRVLVYRETGMPLAQVARVIDEPGAGAAEHLARQRELLQERIAHLQRMVRAVDTMMESTMNRKNLTPAEQAKVWGTGWNAEYQEEAEQRWGGTDEWAESERRKSAMTEEDFARAREETAALEARLAAARREGVEPGSERANELAEAHRADLSRWFEVTVSKHVLIARGYVADPRWTAHYDALEPGLAAWLKEVIDANASAHGVDHATADWE, via the coding sequence ATGAGACCCGGAGTGGCGACGACGACACCGGAGGACGGCGAGCTGACGGTCGGAGCGACCGCACGGCTCGTCGGCGTCTCCGTGCGCACGCTCCACCACTGGGACGAGATCGGGCTCGTCACCCCGTCGGCGCGCTCGTGGGCCGGCTACCGGCTCTACGACGCCGACGACGTCGCCCGGATCCACCGCGTCCTCGTGTACCGGGAGACCGGGATGCCGCTGGCGCAGGTCGCCCGCGTCATCGACGAGCCCGGTGCCGGCGCCGCCGAGCACCTGGCGCGTCAGCGCGAGCTCCTCCAGGAGCGCATCGCTCACCTGCAGCGGATGGTCCGCGCGGTCGACACCATGATGGAGAGCACGATGAACAGGAAGAACCTCACCCCCGCCGAGCAGGCCAAGGTCTGGGGCACCGGCTGGAACGCCGAGTACCAGGAGGAGGCCGAGCAGCGCTGGGGCGGCACCGACGAGTGGGCCGAGTCCGAGCGCCGGAAGAGCGCCATGACCGAGGAGGACTTCGCGCGCGCTCGCGAGGAGACGGCCGCCCTCGAGGCCCGCCTCGCCGCAGCCAGGCGCGAGGGCGTCGAGCCGGGCTCCGAGCGGGCGAACGAGCTCGCCGAGGCGCACCGGGCTGACCTGTCCCGCTGGTTCGAGGTGACCGTCTCCAAGCACGTCCTCATCGCTCGCGGCTACGTCGCCGACCCCCGCTGGACCGCCCACTACGACGCCCTCGAGCCGGGCCTGGCCGCCTGGCTCAAGGAGGTCATCGACGCCAACGCCTCCGCGCACGGCGTCGACCACGCCACCGCAGATTGGGAGTGA
- a CDS encoding 3-phosphoglycerate dehydrogenase family protein has protein sequence MTDKTFKVQTLNAIDGAGLSRFPDALYEVGSGVQEPSALLVRSAKLHDMEVPSSLLAIGRAGAGTNNIPVARMTELGIPVFNTPGANANAVKELVLAGVFIASRNLIPAARYAHELDDSDADAMAKAVEAGKKQFKGFELPGRTLGVIGLGAIGVKVANAALGLGLDVIGFDPAMTVENAWQLSADVERAANMDEVFKKADILTVHVPLIDATHGMVSMQKLSLMKPSAVLLNFARAEIVDEAAVVQALDEDRLRGYVCDFPSAAVHKHSKCISLPHLGASTTEAERNCAIMAVDELRAFLEEGQVHNSVNFPEAVMPREEGTHRLVIVNRNVPTMVGQVSTIVAETGRNIANLLNRSRGGLAVTLVDVEGDVDEAGVARLRAIDGVLSARIIL, from the coding sequence ATGACTGACAAGACCTTCAAGGTCCAGACCCTTAACGCGATCGACGGCGCGGGCCTGTCCCGCTTCCCCGACGCCCTCTACGAGGTCGGCTCCGGCGTCCAGGAGCCCTCCGCCCTCCTCGTCCGCTCCGCCAAGCTGCACGACATGGAGGTTCCCTCCTCCCTGCTCGCGATCGGCCGCGCCGGCGCCGGCACGAACAACATCCCGGTCGCCAGGATGACCGAGCTCGGCATCCCGGTCTTCAACACGCCCGGCGCCAACGCGAACGCTGTCAAGGAGCTCGTCCTCGCGGGCGTCTTCATCGCCTCCCGCAACCTCATCCCCGCGGCCCGCTACGCCCACGAGCTCGACGACTCCGACGCCGACGCCATGGCCAAGGCCGTCGAGGCCGGCAAGAAGCAGTTCAAGGGCTTCGAGCTGCCCGGCCGCACCCTCGGCGTCATCGGCCTGGGCGCCATCGGCGTCAAGGTCGCCAACGCGGCCCTCGGCCTCGGCCTCGACGTCATCGGCTTCGACCCGGCCATGACGGTCGAGAACGCCTGGCAGCTGTCCGCCGACGTCGAGCGCGCCGCCAACATGGACGAGGTCTTCAAGAAGGCCGACATCCTCACCGTCCACGTGCCGCTCATCGACGCGACCCACGGCATGGTCTCCATGCAGAAACTCTCGCTCATGAAGCCGAGCGCCGTCCTGCTCAACTTCGCCCGCGCCGAGATCGTCGACGAGGCCGCCGTCGTCCAGGCCCTCGACGAGGACCGCCTGCGCGGCTACGTCTGCGACTTCCCGAGCGCCGCGGTGCACAAGCACTCCAAGTGCATCTCGCTGCCGCACCTGGGCGCCTCGACCACCGAGGCCGAGCGCAACTGCGCCATCATGGCGGTCGACGAGCTCCGCGCCTTCCTCGAGGAGGGCCAGGTCCACAACTCGGTCAACTTCCCCGAGGCCGTCATGCCGCGCGAGGAGGGCACGCACCGCCTCGTCATCGTCAACCGCAACGTCCCCACCATGGTCGGCCAGGTCTCGACGATCGTCGCCGAGACGGGCCGGAACATCGCGAACCTGCTCAACCGCTCGCGCGGCGGCCTCGCGGTCACCCTGGTCGACGTCGAGGGCGATGTCGATGAGGCCGGCGTCGCCCGCCTGCGCGCGATCGACGGCGTCCTGTCCGCCCGCATCATCCTCTGA
- a CDS encoding GNAT family N-acetyltransferase, with product MTIWTEKPTLYGELVTLRPITAADAGVVDAWLREEPEIALLMGSVHSPEEPSQDVPIERMREVYGQWAVSEERLVLGIVDRASGALVGEAVLNDWDEGNRSCNFRILMCRAGRGRGLGTEATRLITDYGLSVGLHRISLEVYAFNPAARRAYEKAGFVAEGRLRDALLYDGEWVDAEVMARVAEG from the coding sequence GTGACGATCTGGACCGAGAAGCCCACCCTGTACGGCGAGCTGGTGACCCTGCGCCCCATCACAGCCGCGGACGCCGGGGTCGTCGACGCGTGGCTGCGCGAGGAGCCCGAGATCGCGCTCCTCATGGGCTCGGTCCACTCGCCGGAGGAGCCGAGCCAGGACGTCCCGATCGAGCGGATGCGGGAGGTCTACGGCCAGTGGGCGGTGAGCGAGGAGCGGCTCGTCCTGGGGATCGTGGACCGTGCGAGCGGAGCCCTGGTCGGCGAGGCCGTCCTCAACGACTGGGACGAGGGCAACCGGTCCTGCAACTTCCGGATCCTCATGTGCCGGGCGGGGCGCGGTCGCGGGCTGGGCACGGAGGCGACCCGGCTCATCACGGACTACGGCCTGTCCGTGGGGCTGCACCGCATCTCGCTCGAGGTCTACGCCTTCAACCCGGCGGCGCGGCGGGCCTACGAGAAGGCCGGCTTCGTCGCCGAGGGGCGGCTGCGGGACGCGCTGCTCTACGACGGCGAGTGGGTCGACGCCGAGGTCATGGCGAGGGTCGCGGAGGGCTGA
- the rpsF gene encoding 30S ribosomal protein S6, with amino-acid sequence MRHYEIMIILEPETDERTVAASLEKLLQVVPSNGGTVDKVDVWGKRRLAYDIKKKPEGFYIVVDMTTTPEIAQELDRQLGLNETVLRTKLLRPEA; translated from the coding sequence ATGCGTCACTACGAGATCATGATCATCCTCGAGCCCGAGACCGACGAGCGCACCGTCGCTGCGTCCCTCGAGAAGCTGCTGCAGGTCGTCCCCAGCAACGGGGGCACCGTCGACAAGGTCGACGTCTGGGGCAAGCGCCGTCTTGCGTACGACATCAAGAAGAAGCCCGAGGGCTTCTACATCGTCGTCGACATGACCACCACGCCTGAGATCGCCCAGGAGCTCGACCGCCAGCTCGGCCTCAACGAGACCGTCCTGCGCACCAAGCTGCTGCGCCCCGAGGCCTGA
- a CDS encoding transglycosylase domain-containing protein, whose protein sequence is MADSANQGGPRKGRKLSDAAKAGRSSSHPRRGAGSGASEDLPASIPPAGAKGSGASSSGKGASKAAAKSASKGKSSKGGAKAAAAGTAVAAKPTGWRRHLNYPRRGKGPIHRWVPSWRFVLGCFLGLIALMVLGFAVAYAVIKVPQPSQFAQAQTTTVYYADGKTEMGTFAEVDRTIIDTSKLPDYVGNAVVASEDRTFYSNNGVDPKGIIRAFVNNMRGGATQGASTLTQQYIKNYYVDTTSSYSGKFKQAIMAIKIDREMSKEEILDSYLNTVYFGRGAYGIQAASKAFFNKDATDLTVSESALLAGILPAPSAWDPAIDATAAKQRWERVMTYELEDGYITQDEYDQAAFPETTTEAQQETYAGTNGYLLQMVRDELKSAGISNEKVDTGGYKITTTINKTDQDAAVAAVNDLPEGASSSLRKSLVSVDVSTGGILALYGGEDYLKNQVNTATDAVAQAGSTFKPFALVAALENGDTLANGYYGTSPMTIEGTSFHNYENVSYGWCNLIKATTYSINTVYLQLNKDLGPKVTNEVAVRAGYPEGTAGLDEYTQNVLGSASPHTIDIATAYTTFAGQGTRRTLHIVSQVTTADGAVAYTGDTSGDKVFDDGVMADATYAMQQVVNSGSGTKALALGRPVAAKTGSSSDNKSAQFAGYTPQIATAVSLFQTGADGSEESITPWGYYSEITGSTYPAEIFTEYMQTALADLPVEYFPERTDGSWTPGGLYGKTQAVEEETTLPTQDAVETPEATTEPTEEPTQEPTQEEQATQDAADPRATAGDGGSIDNPNSGQATAGTGMQPAAPTTRGAGG, encoded by the coding sequence GTGGCAGACTCCGCGAACCAGGGCGGCCCCCGCAAGGGCAGGAAGCTCTCCGACGCCGCCAAGGCCGGACGCTCGTCGTCGCACCCCAGGCGGGGCGCCGGCTCCGGCGCCTCCGAGGACCTCCCGGCCTCGATCCCGCCCGCGGGCGCGAAGGGCTCAGGGGCGTCCTCGTCCGGGAAGGGCGCCTCCAAGGCGGCCGCGAAGTCGGCGTCGAAGGGCAAGTCCTCCAAGGGCGGCGCCAAGGCCGCCGCCGCGGGCACCGCCGTCGCCGCCAAGCCCACGGGCTGGCGCCGTCACCTCAACTACCCGCGCCGCGGCAAGGGCCCCATCCACCGCTGGGTGCCGTCGTGGCGCTTCGTGCTCGGCTGCTTCCTCGGCCTCATCGCGCTCATGGTCCTCGGCTTCGCCGTCGCCTACGCCGTCATCAAGGTCCCCCAGCCCAGCCAGTTCGCCCAGGCGCAGACCACCACCGTCTACTACGCCGACGGCAAGACGGAGATGGGCACCTTCGCCGAGGTCGACCGCACCATCATCGACACCTCGAAGCTCCCCGACTACGTCGGCAACGCCGTCGTCGCCTCCGAGGACCGCACCTTCTACTCGAACAACGGCGTCGACCCCAAGGGCATCATCCGCGCCTTCGTCAACAACATGCGCGGCGGCGCCACCCAGGGCGCCTCGACGCTGACGCAGCAGTACATCAAGAACTACTACGTCGACACGACCTCCTCGTACTCCGGCAAGTTCAAGCAGGCCATCATGGCCATCAAGATCGACCGCGAGATGAGCAAGGAGGAGATCCTCGACTCCTACCTCAACACGGTCTACTTCGGTCGCGGCGCCTACGGCATCCAGGCCGCGTCCAAGGCCTTCTTCAACAAGGACGCCACCGACCTCACCGTCTCCGAGTCCGCGCTCCTGGCCGGCATCCTGCCCGCCCCGAGCGCCTGGGACCCCGCCATCGACGCCACCGCCGCCAAGCAGCGCTGGGAGCGCGTCATGACGTACGAGCTCGAGGACGGGTACATCACCCAGGACGAGTACGACCAGGCCGCCTTCCCCGAGACCACCACCGAGGCCCAGCAGGAGACCTACGCCGGCACCAACGGCTACCTCCTGCAGATGGTCCGCGACGAGCTCAAGTCCGCCGGCATCTCCAACGAGAAGGTCGACACGGGCGGCTACAAGATCACCACGACGATCAACAAGACCGACCAGGACGCGGCCGTCGCCGCGGTCAACGACCTCCCCGAGGGGGCCTCCTCGAGCCTGCGGAAGTCCCTCGTCTCCGTCGACGTCTCCACCGGCGGGATCCTCGCCCTCTACGGCGGCGAGGACTACCTCAAGAACCAGGTCAACACCGCCACCGACGCGGTCGCGCAGGCCGGCTCGACCTTCAAGCCCTTCGCGCTCGTGGCCGCTCTCGAGAACGGCGACACCCTCGCCAACGGCTACTACGGGACCTCCCCGATGACGATCGAGGGCACGTCCTTCCACAACTACGAGAACGTCTCCTACGGCTGGTGCAACCTCATCAAGGCGACCACCTACTCGATCAACACGGTCTACCTGCAGCTCAACAAGGACCTCGGCCCGAAGGTGACCAACGAGGTGGCCGTGCGCGCCGGGTACCCGGAGGGCACCGCGGGCCTCGACGAGTACACGCAGAACGTCCTCGGCTCGGCCTCGCCGCACACCATCGACATCGCCACGGCCTACACGACCTTCGCCGGCCAGGGCACGCGCCGCACCCTCCACATCGTCTCCCAGGTGACGACCGCCGACGGCGCCGTCGCCTACACGGGCGACACCTCCGGCGACAAGGTCTTCGACGACGGCGTCATGGCGGACGCCACCTACGCCATGCAGCAGGTCGTCAACTCGGGCTCCGGCACCAAGGCGCTCGCCCTGGGGCGCCCGGTCGCCGCGAAGACCGGGTCGTCCTCTGACAACAAGTCGGCGCAGTTCGCCGGCTACACGCCGCAGATCGCCACGGCGGTCTCCCTGTTCCAGACCGGCGCGGACGGCTCCGAGGAGTCGATCACCCCGTGGGGCTACTACAGCGAGATCACCGGCTCGACGTACCCCGCCGAGATCTTCACGGAGTACATGCAGACGGCGCTGGCCGACCTGCCCGTCGAGTACTTCCCGGAGCGCACGGACGGCTCCTGGACGCCCGGCGGCCTCTACGGCAAGACCCAGGCCGTCGAGGAGGAGACGACCCTGCCGACGCAGGACGCCGTCGAGACCCCGGAGGCCACGACCGAGCCCACCGAGGAGCCGACCCAGGAGCCCACGCAGGAGGAGCAGGCGACTCAGGACGCCGCCGACCCGCGGGCCACCGCCGGCGACGGCGGCTCCATCGACAACCCGAACTCCGGGCAGGCGACGGCGGGTACGGGCATGCAACCCGCCGCGCCGACGACGAGGGGCGCCGGAGGCTGA